Proteins found in one Triticum urartu cultivar G1812 chromosome 4, Tu2.1, whole genome shotgun sequence genomic segment:
- the LOC125554925 gene encoding BTB/POZ domain-containing protein At2g46260-like, with product MKESDNQTHPRIRIANSEEIALMELLSYMYSGKLTITEPTLVLDILMAADKFEVISCMRRCSQLLTSLPMTTESALLYIDHPCSTLMVAEVQHVIDVAKEFLANKHKNFHKFRRELMNFPLAGIEAILSSTDLQVASEDCIYKFMLTWARARYPELEERREILSCRLLPLVRFSYMTRPSLEDILTCTDDDIDHEQVAKRIAKALLQKAGPKQMEGALAADITTCWQFTERAYKFKPVKLVAFDRPCPQVIVYLDLTREECSRLFLSGAVRSRGFQLAGWDGNMQLNPVCTMDEQSKVCTFGLCLMGLGSTDLTVDIEFAARIRSSGKFESKYRCKGTFTRHLLEQCDDLFGVPWSTFIADDNLFIDGVLHLRADLAAVQQRQLHA from the exons ATGAAAGAATCTGATAATCAGACCCATCCAAGGATTAGGATTGCCAATTCAG AGGAAATTGCCCTTATGGAACTTTTAAGCTATATGTACAGTGGGAAGTTGACAATAACTGAGCCCACTCTTGTGCTCGACATCTTGATGGCTGCAGACAAGTTTGAGGTTATCTCTTGCATGAGGCGTTGCAGTCAGCTGCTCACAAGCTTGCCTATGACCACAGAATCTGCACTGCTCTACATAGACCACCCTTGCTCGACTTTAATGGTTGCTGAGGTCCAGCATGTGATTGATGTTGCCAAGGAATTCCTTGCCAACAAGCACAAGAATTTTCATAA GTTCAGACGTGAATTGATGAACTTCCCTCTTGCTGGGATTGAAGCCATCTTGTCAAGTACCGACCTACAAGTAGCATCTGAAGATTGCATATATAAATTTATGCTCACATGGGCCCGTGCACGATACCCAGAATTGGAGGAAAGACGTGAGATCTTGAGTTGTCGTTTACTTCCGCTGGTCCGCTTCAGTTATATGACACGTCCGTCACTTGAGGATATCCTAACATGCACTGATGATGATATAGACCATGAGCAAGTAGCTAAGCGTATTGCCAAGGCACTTCTACAAAAGGCTGGCCCAAAACAGATGGAAGGTGCTCTTGCAGCAGACATAACAACCTGTTGGCAATTTACTGAACGAGCTTACAAGTTCAAACCTGTGAAATTGGTTGCTTTTGATCGACCCTGCCCACAGGTTATTGTTTACCTGGATCTAACACGCGAGGAGTGCTCCCGACTCTTCCTGTCTGGAGCTGTACGGTCGCGTGGCTTCCAGCTTGCAGGGTGGGATGGGAACATGCAACTCAACCCAGTCTGTACAATGGATGAGCAGAGTAAGGTGTGCACCTTTGGCCTCTGCTTAATGGGATTGGGTTCAACAGATTTGACAGTAGATATTGAATTTGCTGCAAGGATAAGATCGTCGGGAAAATTTGAGAGCAAGTACAGGTGTAAGGGCACCTTCACCCGTCATTTGTTGGAACAATGCGATGATCTTTTTGGCGTTCCATGGTCAACGTTCATTGCCGATGACAACCTCTTCATCGATGGTGTGCTGCATCTGAGAGCTGATTTGGCGGCGGTCCAGCAGCGGCAGTTACATGCTTGA